TCGGATCGTACACCAGGAATTTATTGATGTAGTCCAGGGCGTTCTTATAGTCCTTCTTCTTGAAATAATACTGGATCATGTACTGCAACCCTACCTCGATCTGCTGAACGAAGGTAGCGGAGTCTTTGGAAGAGGTGGCAGTGGTGATCATTTTCTCGAAATAAGGCACGGCAAGCCCTTTGTCCATGGCCGTATCCAGGGCCCAGTTGGCGCGGGCCCTCCAATAATAACCGTATACGGAGTAGTTGGGGAACTTGTCAATGTACATACCAAAGACGCTGTCCGCCTTTATGTAGTAGGGATTGGAGATCCCGGTCGCCTGTACGTCCCTTGCGCGGAGGGTATCTGCCGTCGTAAACAGCTGGCTGCCCCAGTTGTACAGGTCGTTGGGGTTTGGCTCTTTGTCCATCAGGTAGACCTGGCCGACCCAGTAAGCCTTTTGAACAGGATCGTGCAGCGAATCCGACAGGGCCGCGGCGTATTGGACGTAGGCGTCCTTGTTGGCTTGCAGCGTGTCCATGGCAATGGCCTTTCTCAGGAAGGCGAAAATAGAGTCCTGGCTAAACCCGCCCTTGTAATAGATATGCGCCGCCTCCTGGTAGTTCTTTGCCGTCAGGCTGTCGTCCGGATGGCTGAAATACGTGTCGATATTGGTCTTGGCATCGTTATAGCTCCTCAGGGAATCGTCCGAATACGCCATCAGCTTGTAATAGTGCGGCTTAAAGGCGTCCGGAGTGTTGGGCAGTAACGCCTTGCTCTTGTCGATGGCTTCCTGAAAGTGCTGGCTGGCATACAGAATATCCACGTTGGCCTGGTCTACCAGGGGTCCCGGATCGGCGTGTGCGGTATACTGTGTCAGGTAGTCTTTCGACTTCTCTACGTCCCTGGAATAGTAGTGGACATACAGCCGGTAGTAAGCCGGAGCGAAGTTCGGATCGGCCTGGATGGCAGCTTCGTACTCAGGCACGTACTGCGTGGGGTTCCGCTGTGTTTCGTAGATCAACCCGATCTTGTAGTGTGCGGCGGCATACTTCGGGTCGGCCTGCAAGGCGTTGTTATAATTGGTAACGGCGTTCCCACCGTCGATCAGCTTCGCATAGGCGTCCCCCAAGGCAACGTACAGGGCGGACTCTACGTGCTTCTTTTCCCGCTCGATCGCCTGGTTCAGTTTTTCGATGGCATAGTTGGCATCACCGGACGGCACGTCGATATTGACCTTTGCCACCCCGGCCAGCACATTGGCGTCCCTCGCCTTCGTCAGGCTGATCGCCGTCTCGAAGTGGTTGCGGGCATCTGCGTTCTTGCCATCCTTCAACTCCAGTTCCCCGGCACAGATCAGCGCCCAGGGATCATTGGTATTGGTAGAGACCTTCTGATACAGGTCCTTTGCCCCCACAGAATCTTTCAAACCCATTTCAGCCTGACCCAGCCAGAAGGTGATCTCCCCGTCATTCGGCTTGCCCGCCAATGCCTTTTGAAAGGCATCCTTTGCACTTTGATACCGTTCGTAATACAGGAATCGCTTGCCATCCTCCACGCTCTGGGCAAAGGTGGCTTTACCCAGGATCAGCGCTGCCGCAACTAAGCTGACTCTCATTTTCATTGTCAATTTCGTTTTAAGTGAGTGTTCTATTTTATGGTATACAATTCGTTTCCCATACCTGCCGCACCTTGGCGTCTGCTCCCTACTGCACCTTGGCGTCCCGGACGATAAACGCCATAATTGCCGGTACCAGATAAGCCCTCCTGAAAATCAGCTGACCCCTCTGGTATTTCAAAAAGTCCACAAATCCAGTCCCCAACCCGTCATAATTTTCCTTCTTTATGTAATATAAACCACGGGTGAAAGGATAACTTTTTGTTAAAATCTTCTCCTGGGTAGGTGCGACATAGGGTTTTCCAGGGCACTCGTCACACCGGATCGCGGTGATCCGGACCCTATCCCGGTAACCTGCCTGGAGGGTATCCTCCGGGTTCCCGATCCAATCGACCCCGACAAATCCCATCGCATCCGGGTGGGACGCAACATATTCGATTACCCCCGTACTATTGGAAGCAGCAAATACGTGGCCGGGGTCAAAGGCACCCCCTTTCAGGATCGAATCCATGGCAAAGCGAATCGTCGAAGTGGCATTCAACCCGTCGAAGACAGGCGTATAAGCCATTTTCCCGCCCTTCCCCCGGAGGATGTCGGCAACCTCCTCTCTTGTGAATACGGAATCGGGGGCGGTTCGGTTTACAAGGACGGCCACAGCGTCGTAAGCCAGTACTTCGTAAACCGGATCATATTTCAATCTATCCTTATAATAGGCTTCTTCTTCCTGCGTCAGCTCCCGGGTTACAAAAACCATCCGGACGCTGTCCTGTTGCAGGTCTTTCAGACATTCCGCTTCCGGCTTATACGACACCCGGATATCCGCTCTCGGATTGGACGACCGGAATACTTTCAGTTCTTCTTCCATCACCGGTCTGAAAGACTCATCCACGCTGATGTTGATCCTGCCCGCCGAAAGGGAATCCGCAGGCTTTTCCAACCCCGCTTCCCCGCCTTGCTGTTTACATGAAACCATTATTACGCCACAAAGAACTGCCCATCCCCACGTATAAAGCCGACTCATTAATAATTTTTTTGGATGCCCCTCACGATGCGCCATATGCCATAGACAAGGACGATGACCCCTAAACTGATCTCTATCGGTCTTGAAATGAGGTCTATCTGTAGCCCCCAACGCCTGTAGAGAAAAAGGAAAAGACCGGCTGCCACGTACAACAATCCCATCGTAAAGTCCCGGACAGCATGCAGCTGATCATTGAGTCGTCGCCGCTTATCCTGTTGGTCATGAATGTCCATATCTGTTCCTGAGTTGGGCAAGATAAGGAAAAATTAGGCTCAAGGATGCATAAAGGTCACCGGCAAATTAAAATATACCGATACCGGATGGCCGTTTTGGATACCCGGGGTCCATTTCGGCATTTTTTTCAGTACCCGGATGACCTCCGCGTCAAACACCTCTCCCCCGCTCTTTTCCACGGCGTATGCGCTTAGACTGCCGTCCTTCCCAACCACAAACCGGATCACCACCCGCACCTGGGCGCCTTCCTCCATGTCATCCGGCGTCTGGAGGTAGCGCATAAAGAAACGCCGCAACGCTTCCTCACCGCCTGGGAATTCGGGCATTTTTTCGATGACCTTCAGGTCATAGACTCCCTCATCTCCCTTGTTCCCGCCGCCTGTCGCTGCTGTCCCGCCGCCGGGTTGCACCACACCCGTTGCCGGGCCCGGGGCCGCCACCGGACCGATCTGCTTATTATCCAGCGTGGGCATGTCTGGTAAGGCCTTAGTGGGATCCACTTTGTCCACCAGCTTCAATGGCGTGAACGGCGTCGTCACTACCGGCGGAGCAGCTTGCGGTGGGGCAACTGTCCGGTGCACCCGCTGCACGATCGGTTTCTCGATCGGTTTGGGATCGGCCGGCGGCGGTTGAATGGTAATCTCAACAATGGGCCTGCGTTCAAGGGGAAGCTCAATCTTGTGCCCCCGCTGTTTCCACAAAAACCCCGCCGACAACAACACCACCGCGCCCAACATAAGGCCGATACTACGTTTGAGCCGGTCCGGATAGGTTCTTCTCAGAAGATAAGCCCCGTATTGCTTGTTACGGTTGGCAAAAAGGATGTCCAGCACATCCCCGTGGAGTGTGTTTTGGTTGAGCATCATTATATGGTTTTTATAGAGATACACACCCCCTCGATTTTCCATAAACTTTTCGGCACATAAGGAAAACTTTAACATTCGTACCTTTGCGGCCATGCGCGTATTAATGGTATGCTTAGGCAACATTTGCAGAAGTCCCCTGGCAGAAGGGATTTTACAACACCAGGCCGGAGAAGCCGGTCTGAGCATGCAGGTGGACAGTGCCGGCACGGCGGGTTATCACATCGGGGAGGCCCCGCACCGGCTCTCCCAGAAGGTGGCCAGGATGAACGGGATCGATATCGGCCGTCACAAAGGCCGCCAGTTCCACAAGGAGGATATGGACCGGTTCGACCGTATATACGTGATGGACAGCGAAAACTACAACGACGTCCGCCGCGCCGCGGGTGATAAATGGGATCCATCCAAGGTAGACCTACTCCTCAACGAACTTTATCCCGGGGAAAACCGGGCCGTACCCGATCCCTGGTACGGCGAAGAAGACGGCTATCACGCCGTGTACAGCATGGTCGATAAAGCCTGCCAGAATATTATTAAGAAGTACAGCTAAACACACGCTATGGCCAAGCCCACGCCTTCCCTCCCAAAAGGTACCCGCGACTTCGGACCCGAGGTCGTTAGAAAACGGAACTACATCCTCGATACCATCCGGGGTGTTTTTGAATTGTATGGATTCCAGCCACTGGAAACCCCCGCCATGGAAAACCTCGACACCCTGATGGGCAAGTATGGTGAAGAGGGCGATAAATTGATTTTTAAAATCCTCAATAACGGTCTGGATGAACCGGACAAACAGGAAAGCGCGCGCGAAGGATTTGAAAAGGTCCTGGAGGGCAGGAATTCGACGAGCCTCACGGAAAAGGCGCTCAAATATGACCTGACCATCCCCTTTGCCCGTTATGTCGCCATGAACCACGGCCAGCTCACATTCCCTTTCCGCCGGTACCAGATCCAACCGGTCTGGAGGGCCGACAAGCCCCAAAAAGGCCGCTATCGGGAGTTCACCCAGTGCGACGTTGACGTGGTCGGCAGCAACAGCCTCCTCAACGAAGTGGAGCTCGCCGTTATTTATCACTCCGTCATGACCCGCCTCGGCTTGTACGGGTACGAGCTGCGCATCAACAGCCGCAAGATCCTCAGCGCCCTTGCGGAGATCTGCGGCGGCTCCGACAAACTTAC
This region of Dinghuibacter silviterrae genomic DNA includes:
- a CDS encoding low molecular weight protein-tyrosine-phosphatase; this translates as MRVLMVCLGNICRSPLAEGILQHQAGEAGLSMQVDSAGTAGYHIGEAPHRLSQKVARMNGIDIGRHKGRQFHKEDMDRFDRIYVMDSENYNDVRRAAGDKWDPSKVDLLLNELYPGENRAVPDPWYGEEDGYHAVYSMVDKACQNIIKKYS
- a CDS encoding energy transducer TonB, whose product is MMLNQNTLHGDVLDILFANRNKQYGAYLLRRTYPDRLKRSIGLMLGAVVLLSAGFLWKQRGHKIELPLERRPIVEITIQPPPADPKPIEKPIVQRVHRTVAPPQAAPPVVTTPFTPLKLVDKVDPTKALPDMPTLDNKQIGPVAAPGPATGVVQPGGGTAATGGGNKGDEGVYDLKVIEKMPEFPGGEEALRRFFMRYLQTPDDMEEGAQVRVVIRFVVGKDGSLSAYAVEKSGGEVFDAEVIRVLKKMPKWTPGIQNGHPVSVYFNLPVTFMHP
- a CDS encoding PstS family phosphate ABC transporter substrate-binding protein, which produces MVSCKQQGGEAGLEKPADSLSAGRINISVDESFRPVMEEELKVFRSSNPRADIRVSYKPEAECLKDLQQDSVRMVFVTRELTQEEEAYYKDRLKYDPVYEVLAYDAVAVLVNRTAPDSVFTREEVADILRGKGGKMAYTPVFDGLNATSTIRFAMDSILKGGAFDPGHVFAASNSTGVIEYVASHPDAMGFVGVDWIGNPEDTLQAGYRDRVRITAIRCDECPGKPYVAPTQEKILTKSYPFTRGLYYIKKENYDGLGTGFVDFLKYQRGQLIFRRAYLVPAIMAFIVRDAKVQ
- a CDS encoding tetratricopeptide repeat protein, with the translated sequence MRVSLVAAALILGKATFAQSVEDGKRFLYYERYQSAKDAFQKALAGKPNDGEITFWLGQAEMGLKDSVGAKDLYQKVSTNTNDPWALICAGELELKDGKNADARNHFETAISLTKARDANVLAGVAKVNIDVPSGDANYAIEKLNQAIEREKKHVESALYVALGDAYAKLIDGGNAVTNYNNALQADPKYAAAHYKIGLIYETQRNPTQYVPEYEAAIQADPNFAPAYYRLYVHYYSRDVEKSKDYLTQYTAHADPGPLVDQANVDILYASQHFQEAIDKSKALLPNTPDAFKPHYYKLMAYSDDSLRSYNDAKTNIDTYFSHPDDSLTAKNYQEAAHIYYKGGFSQDSIFAFLRKAIAMDTLQANKDAYVQYAAALSDSLHDPVQKAYWVGQVYLMDKEPNPNDLYNWGSQLFTTADTLRARDVQATGISNPYYIKADSVFGMYIDKFPNYSVYGYYWRARANWALDTAMDKGLAVPYFEKMITTATSSKDSATFVQQIEVGLQYMIQYYFKKKDYKNALDYINKFLVYDPTNETFKHYKDVLEKYFARQTGGGGKSGK